Proteins from a single region of Bdellovibrio bacteriovorus HD100:
- a CDS encoding zinc-dependent metalloprotease, whose protein sequence is MLSWSRSTFAMLLCSSMLVACTKETEKVIVKEALPPAKIEASAKVSKNLVTFEKSSLGKLFMLVPTAIDSSRSAAPSFFRPQLISFERQGDRIAVFNQTVKDVVETVTADQLIQSFAVVDETTEQIVFDLGQGFLSMNLQDAMDIVLPYTYSDVIEKGERKLESHLDIKDSYVSSLSLRNNSILIKQVIRIVEKARPSGGGNKEAEEKLKQIGMQKPEKFETSKTLFFEIKPYVQNEYFKSKPMDAQNRFGFFVNNTFKKGEDNMKTQIARWSIDEKDGDIRVLIDANVPQKMEAAVREGVTYWNRVLGRDILKVETGYKDSDPQTDRSIVIRWIHWDHGFGAYANAQMDPLTGEAFRGFVYMTSSFTKKDDMKPDNGGGVFSFKHGDLCGMRMDMDPSDQEDSVRAVIAHEMGHVLGLRHNFAGSSSTEHTDAEIKEAINQRKNGNLVAEKSVVTTVMDYTDDVASLVSGAFIKDNVMPYDKKAIDWAYKDVDSAKIKGMYCSDEHILDAGAGGRNIIGCERQDLYRNVFFAERERILATAKDTLNSTITSLEYMKKAGYKIEHKAYVQMTFSPTLEIAESLYKSDKKNPLLTIADVVEDFLSPYMRWGYNAKDYGNGSMNGDAEVNEQLKEMGGLTAYLRTLSPTSDDPEYFQKLAKEALAAGKFDNIGLTPEELQVVKEGLLENSAKLDAEAADLALKAVDVSRLRDTITSR, encoded by the coding sequence ATGCTGTCCTGGAGCCGTTCTACATTTGCCATGCTTCTTTGCTCATCCATGCTTGTGGCCTGTACGAAAGAGACTGAAAAAGTCATCGTGAAAGAAGCCCTGCCTCCCGCAAAGATCGAAGCTTCGGCTAAGGTCAGTAAGAACCTTGTGACCTTTGAAAAGTCGTCTTTGGGCAAACTCTTCATGCTGGTTCCCACGGCCATCGATTCCTCCCGGTCCGCCGCTCCCAGTTTCTTTCGCCCCCAGTTGATTTCCTTTGAAAGACAAGGCGATCGCATCGCGGTCTTCAATCAGACGGTCAAAGACGTCGTCGAGACGGTCACGGCCGATCAGCTTATTCAGAGTTTTGCGGTCGTTGATGAAACCACCGAGCAGATCGTTTTTGACCTGGGTCAGGGATTCCTGTCCATGAATCTTCAGGACGCCATGGATATCGTTTTGCCATACACGTATTCTGATGTGATTGAAAAAGGGGAGCGTAAACTGGAATCCCATCTGGATATCAAGGATTCCTATGTTAGTTCTCTTTCCCTGCGTAACAATTCCATTCTGATCAAGCAGGTGATCCGCATCGTGGAAAAAGCGCGTCCTTCTGGTGGAGGGAACAAAGAGGCCGAAGAAAAGTTGAAACAGATCGGCATGCAAAAGCCTGAGAAGTTCGAGACCAGCAAGACTCTGTTCTTTGAAATCAAGCCTTACGTGCAAAACGAATATTTCAAGTCCAAGCCCATGGACGCCCAGAACCGCTTTGGCTTCTTCGTTAACAACACCTTCAAAAAAGGTGAAGACAATATGAAAACCCAGATCGCACGCTGGAGCATCGACGAAAAAGACGGCGATATCCGTGTGTTGATTGATGCCAACGTTCCTCAGAAAATGGAAGCTGCCGTCAGGGAAGGCGTGACCTATTGGAACCGCGTTCTAGGCCGTGACATTCTGAAAGTTGAGACCGGTTACAAGGATTCAGACCCACAAACGGACCGCTCGATCGTGATCCGCTGGATTCACTGGGATCACGGGTTTGGAGCCTATGCCAATGCCCAGATGGATCCTCTGACGGGAGAAGCCTTCCGTGGTTTTGTCTATATGACATCGTCCTTCACGAAAAAAGACGACATGAAGCCTGATAACGGCGGCGGAGTTTTTTCTTTCAAGCACGGTGATCTGTGTGGGATGAGAATGGACATGGACCCGTCAGACCAGGAAGACTCTGTGCGCGCGGTGATAGCTCACGAGATGGGGCACGTTCTGGGGCTTCGTCACAACTTTGCCGGCAGTTCCTCGACCGAACATACGGATGCTGAAATCAAAGAGGCAATCAATCAGCGCAAAAATGGAAATCTGGTCGCAGAAAAGTCCGTAGTGACGACCGTGATGGACTATACTGACGACGTGGCTTCTTTGGTTTCGGGTGCCTTCATCAAGGACAATGTCATGCCCTATGACAAGAAGGCCATTGATTGGGCTTATAAGGATGTCGATTCCGCAAAGATCAAAGGCATGTACTGCTCAGATGAGCACATTTTGGATGCGGGAGCCGGCGGACGAAATATTATTGGATGTGAACGTCAGGACCTGTACCGCAATGTCTTCTTTGCAGAGAGAGAAAGAATCCTGGCGACTGCAAAAGACACTTTGAACAGCACGATCACCTCTCTGGAATACATGAAAAAAGCCGGATACAAAATTGAGCACAAAGCCTATGTGCAGATGACTTTCAGTCCGACCCTGGAGATTGCCGAATCCCTGTATAAGAGCGACAAGAAGAATCCGTTGCTGACAATTGCTGATGTGGTCGAGGACTTCCTGTCTCCATACATGCGTTGGGGCTACAACGCCAAGGACTATGGGAATGGATCCATGAACGGAGATGCCGAGGTCAATGAACAGCTGAAAGAAATGGGCGGATTGACGGCTTACCTGAGGACGCTGAGCCCGACTTCTGACGATCCGGAGTACTTCCAGAAGCTGGCCAAAGAAGCTCTGGCCGCTGGAAAGTTTGACAACATAGGTCTGACCCCTGAAGAGCTTCAGGTGGTCAAAGAAGGTCTTCTGGAAAACTCTGCAAAGCTTGATGCAGAGGCTGCAGACCTTGCTTTGAAAGCCGTGGACGTCAGCAGGCTTCGCGACACCATCACTAGCCGGTAG
- a CDS encoding phosphoenolpyruvate carboxylase encodes MQKALAKELTSLVNWAVTELGHVIEAELGGKQFQRIENIRRFVKSKDGGQLKGLLKLKGDMEVLSPAQRFEIAHSFALMLELINACESAYRTHRLLEEKTAPLSEETHAYGRIIHVLTAHPTESRNSDIIFYFRKVHQLLLQRLTAERHNQTAELHALLRMAWQLPMSKQRKPSVMDEAEYIYSLVLQDDIIEIYLQQRHAQIPFYIRTWVGGDKDGHPGVNEKTMLGSLSMSRARLHSWVKTQFAAYLADLAPLSRSGLRQKNDIRKLQRHAVAVKRNLTKTRRISTGDANRVHALNKSVHDLATEQHRLFGAESPTLNRIRYLLKIFPSLVVPLEIREDSSLVHEALDDSRFRMNISRMLKTLARLSPDHSPRNYVRGFILSQCESAKDIEAGIRLSSKILNGPRLPVVPLFESSHSLKNSTEIIRTFLGVKKNKSLIKKHWSAQLEVMLGYSDSAKENGSFPSRFLIQSAMQGLEATIEKQGLVPIFFHGSGGSIERGGGSIQEQTEWWPLSALKNVKMTVQGEMIYRSYNSPAILQRQLNLLVQNRDARKQAPATHTSAINRKALQKLSDSVQQSYQQILQQPDFLELIEKATPYSFMKDLRMGSRPSKRQGPVQLKSLRAIPWVLCWTQTRALFPTWWGLGSHWKNLTASEKSQYRKAFKESAMFRSYIKAVGFTLEKIEMDVFFMYLRSSRLNKETITKYENSFRQEFAQTVKCIREITREKSLLWYRPWLETSIGLRSPLIHPLNVLQLVALETTDIKLLRETVTGIASGMLTTG; translated from the coding sequence ATGCAAAAAGCCCTGGCAAAGGAATTAACCTCACTTGTGAACTGGGCCGTGACGGAACTCGGACACGTCATCGAAGCCGAACTGGGTGGTAAGCAGTTTCAACGAATTGAAAACATCCGCCGCTTTGTGAAGTCCAAAGATGGCGGACAGCTTAAGGGTTTGCTGAAACTGAAGGGCGACATGGAAGTTCTTTCGCCCGCACAGCGCTTTGAAATTGCGCACTCCTTTGCTCTGATGCTGGAGCTGATCAATGCCTGCGAATCTGCGTATCGCACTCACCGCCTGCTGGAGGAAAAAACCGCGCCACTCAGTGAAGAAACCCACGCCTATGGGCGCATCATTCATGTGCTGACAGCCCACCCGACAGAATCCCGCAACAGCGACATCATTTTTTACTTCCGCAAAGTTCATCAGCTGCTGTTGCAGCGTCTGACCGCGGAAAGACATAATCAGACGGCAGAGCTGCATGCCCTGCTTCGGATGGCCTGGCAGCTTCCCATGTCCAAACAGCGAAAACCTTCGGTCATGGATGAGGCCGAGTACATCTATTCACTGGTGCTTCAGGACGACATCATCGAAATCTATCTGCAACAACGCCATGCCCAGATTCCGTTTTACATCCGCACTTGGGTGGGCGGCGACAAGGACGGACATCCGGGCGTGAATGAAAAAACCATGCTGGGAAGCCTTAGCATGTCCCGGGCCCGCCTGCACAGCTGGGTCAAAACACAGTTTGCCGCTTATCTTGCGGACCTGGCTCCGCTGTCCCGATCCGGACTGCGGCAGAAGAACGACATTCGAAAGCTGCAAAGGCACGCTGTCGCTGTCAAAAGAAACCTGACAAAAACCCGCCGCATTTCCACCGGCGACGCCAATCGGGTTCACGCCTTAAATAAATCCGTGCATGATCTCGCAACAGAGCAACATCGCCTTTTTGGAGCCGAATCCCCCACCCTGAACCGCATCCGCTATCTGCTAAAAATCTTCCCGAGCCTGGTGGTGCCGCTTGAAATTCGCGAAGACAGCAGCCTGGTGCATGAGGCTTTGGATGATTCAAGATTCCGCATGAACATCAGCCGCATGTTAAAAACCCTGGCACGCCTGAGTCCCGACCACAGCCCGCGCAACTATGTGCGTGGCTTTATCTTAAGTCAGTGCGAATCCGCCAAGGACATCGAGGCCGGAATCCGCCTCAGTTCAAAGATCTTAAACGGACCGCGCCTGCCGGTGGTGCCGCTGTTTGAAAGCTCGCACTCGTTGAAAAACAGCACGGAAATCATCCGCACATTCCTGGGAGTAAAGAAAAACAAGTCCCTGATCAAAAAGCACTGGTCAGCTCAGCTGGAAGTGATGTTGGGGTATTCCGACTCGGCCAAAGAAAATGGATCCTTTCCATCTCGCTTCCTGATCCAATCCGCGATGCAGGGACTTGAGGCCACCATTGAAAAGCAGGGCCTGGTGCCGATCTTCTTCCACGGCTCCGGCGGCAGCATCGAACGCGGTGGTGGTTCGATTCAAGAGCAGACCGAGTGGTGGCCGCTCTCGGCCCTGAAGAATGTGAAGATGACGGTTCAAGGGGAAATGATCTATCGCAGTTACAATTCTCCGGCCATTTTGCAGCGACAACTGAACTTGCTGGTTCAAAACCGCGATGCGCGCAAACAGGCGCCGGCAACACACACCTCGGCCATCAACCGCAAGGCCTTGCAGAAGCTGTCGGACTCAGTTCAGCAAAGCTATCAGCAGATTTTGCAACAGCCGGATTTTCTGGAGTTGATTGAAAAGGCGACGCCCTATTCCTTCATGAAAGACCTGCGCATGGGTTCACGCCCTTCCAAACGTCAAGGACCCGTACAACTAAAGAGCTTGCGCGCCATTCCCTGGGTTTTGTGCTGGACCCAAACCCGCGCCCTGTTCCCGACGTGGTGGGGCTTGGGAAGTCATTGGAAAAATCTTACGGCTTCAGAGAAGAGCCAGTACCGCAAAGCCTTTAAAGAATCTGCGATGTTCCGCAGCTATATTAAGGCCGTGGGTTTCACCCTGGAGAAAATCGAGATGGACGTGTTCTTTATGTATCTGCGTTCTTCCCGATTAAACAAAGAAACCATCACCAAATACGAAAACAGTTTCCGCCAGGAGTTTGCGCAAACAGTTAAATGCATCCGAGAAATCACCCGGGAAAAAAGTCTGCTGTGGTATCGCCCTTGGCTTGAAACCAGCATCGGCTTGCGCTCACCGCTGATTCACCCGCTGAACGTCTTGCAGCTGGTGGCCCTGGAAACCACGGACATCAAGCTGCTCAGGGAAACCGTCACGGGGATCGCCAGCGGGATGCTGACTACCGGCTAG
- a CDS encoding flagellar protein FlaG produces the protein MNIKGLISNILPNNEVRHVDSIGKTIQSDSTHDRDANGQEQYQNPQQQREPMTEEQLEKAMEHLRNLPAMKEHKWTVELEDEGDGRFVVVKDNLGSIIRRIPELELWTLPSDNSPRGQLLKRSA, from the coding sequence ATGAATATTAAGGGACTGATTTCCAACATTTTACCGAACAACGAAGTTCGTCATGTTGATTCGATCGGAAAGACGATTCAGTCCGACTCTACACACGATCGTGATGCCAACGGGCAAGAGCAATACCAAAACCCGCAGCAACAGCGCGAGCCGATGACGGAAGAGCAGCTTGAAAAAGCCATGGAGCATCTTCGAAATTTGCCTGCGATGAAAGAACACAAGTGGACTGTGGAGCTTGAAGACGAAGGCGACGGCCGCTTTGTTGTTGTGAAAGACAACCTGGGATCGATCATCCGCCGGATTCCAGAGTTGGAACTTTGGACTTTGCCATCTGATAACTCTCCTCGAGGACAGTTACTGAAGCGTTCGGCTTAA
- the fliD gene encoding flagellar filament capping protein FliD encodes MAGFRITGMASGLPPNIVEQLMEAERIPVKQMEVGRAKQEDKLKLVQDLETKVNDITKNLGELTSTSGFVDKKFLSGDPNIVDGQVDPGSAIPGDYAIEVVQLAQKPAAMSNGFPDKDQTQIGVGYIKFETPEGTKEVYINGSNSTLDGVMKQINAANVGLKAQVVEDRKDQENPFKLLVSGLSTGNDSQVTFPKIYLLDGDQDMYFEESRKAQNAKVKVDGFEIELPDNKSTDLVPGVTLDFKSAAPGREIRLSVKENLEVISGKIKSFVDSYNAALEFIQKQNKLQAGNGKNPALGPLGGDGMLRSIENSLRRVILNPQMGVESPIRRVGELGIEFNRNGTLNFSQDKFNKVLQANPKAVAAFLRGDGFNTGFVSTVKREIGNLVNGQFGTISNRKRGLEDRIKQVNNRIETKERQLERKEDSLRRKFADLEQKMSALNAQQAKFAAMSQPQG; translated from the coding sequence ATGGCAGGATTCCGAATTACAGGCATGGCCTCTGGGCTACCACCAAATATCGTTGAGCAGCTGATGGAAGCTGAACGTATTCCTGTGAAACAGATGGAAGTCGGCCGCGCCAAGCAGGAGGACAAACTCAAGCTGGTGCAGGATTTGGAAACCAAGGTGAATGACATCACCAAGAATCTGGGTGAGCTGACTTCCACCAGTGGTTTTGTCGACAAAAAGTTCCTGAGTGGCGATCCCAATATTGTGGATGGTCAGGTCGACCCCGGAAGTGCCATTCCCGGAGACTATGCCATTGAAGTGGTGCAGCTGGCGCAAAAGCCGGCGGCCATGTCCAACGGTTTCCCGGACAAGGATCAGACTCAGATCGGTGTTGGTTATATCAAGTTCGAAACACCGGAAGGAACAAAAGAGGTTTACATCAACGGATCCAATTCGACTTTGGATGGCGTGATGAAACAGATCAACGCCGCCAACGTGGGTTTGAAGGCCCAGGTGGTGGAGGATCGCAAGGATCAGGAAAACCCGTTCAAGCTTCTTGTGTCGGGTCTTTCCACCGGTAACGACAGTCAGGTGACCTTCCCGAAGATTTATCTTCTGGACGGGGATCAGGACATGTACTTCGAAGAGTCGCGCAAGGCGCAGAACGCGAAGGTCAAGGTCGACGGCTTTGAGATCGAACTTCCCGACAACAAATCCACGGATTTGGTGCCGGGTGTGACATTGGATTTTAAATCAGCGGCGCCGGGGCGCGAGATTCGCCTTTCTGTGAAAGAGAATCTTGAGGTCATCAGCGGCAAGATTAAAAGCTTTGTGGATTCATACAATGCGGCTTTGGAGTTCATCCAGAAGCAGAACAAGCTGCAGGCCGGTAACGGCAAGAACCCGGCACTGGGTCCTCTGGGCGGTGACGGCATGCTGCGCTCGATTGAGAACAGTCTGCGCCGTGTGATTCTGAATCCACAGATGGGTGTGGAGTCACCCATCCGCCGAGTGGGCGAGCTGGGGATTGAGTTCAACAGAAACGGTACCTTGAACTTCTCGCAAGACAAGTTCAACAAAGTGCTGCAGGCCAACCCAAAGGCGGTGGCGGCGTTCCTGCGCGGTGACGGTTTTAACACAGGCTTTGTGTCCACCGTGAAGCGTGAGATCGGAAATCTGGTGAACGGGCAGTTCGGTACCATCTCCAACCGTAAGCGCGGTCTGGAGGATCGTATCAAGCAGGTGAACAACCGTATTGAAACGAAAGAACGCCAGTTGGAAAGAAAAGAAGACAGCCTGCGACGTAAGTTTGCAGATCTGGAACAGAAGATGTCTGCGTTGAACGCTCAGCAGGCTAAGTTTGCGGCGATGTCGCAGCCACAGGGTTAA
- the fliS gene encoding flagellar export chaperone FliS, with amino-acid sequence MNKNAYQKYKTTSVQSASREKILLMLYEGAIKFTKLAIKAAEEKKIADRGMNIGRAFDIIMELNNTLDHKVGGDVANQLEQLYMFMMEQYTKANITGSPEPLKENLKLLNTLYDGWVQAVEKLKQETNNSPDKKAG; translated from the coding sequence ATGAATAAAAATGCATATCAGAAGTACAAAACGACTTCGGTACAAAGCGCCAGCCGCGAAAAAATTCTGCTGATGCTTTACGAGGGTGCCATTAAATTCACGAAGCTGGCTATCAAGGCCGCTGAGGAAAAGAAGATCGCGGATCGCGGTATGAATATCGGGCGCGCCTTCGATATCATTATGGAACTCAACAACACTCTGGACCACAAAGTCGGCGGCGACGTCGCGAACCAGCTTGAACAGCTTTATATGTTCATGATGGAGCAATACACCAAAGCCAATATCACAGGCAGTCCTGAGCCATTGAAGGAAAACTTGAAACTTCTGAACACGCTGTATGACGGCTGGGTTCAGGCAGTGGAAAAGTTGAAGCAGGAAACCAACAATTCACCAGATAAAAAAGCAGGCTAA
- a CDS encoding tetratricopeptide repeat protein → MLENQIVQKSSEISGDHSGPEFVQESTKIYFDPQQAIADFDAELPEVKEERITDPRVANFIRHAQVLMKHREYPLAMNLLREASNKDSKNPATLNMLANCLDKMSRNSEALIVRKTLAQVDYGFESLHGYATSLYKSGRDQEALDKYFEALAVLTDETDTLFETYKNMGNIFVRQGDFDGAEEYYNKAYTMNPQSDVLLVNFGTLEVQRGDYDKSLYCFRKAVEINPENDKAWVGLAMVHSQFGDMELAWANIETAIDINPQNRTAVHLAANWGLRDGKLQKAIEALQGYLASVEEDEDMSLVLINLLCSAGQVDQAMLEIERVLLWNPDHKEVRNLKKKIIASQKVT, encoded by the coding sequence ATGTTGGAAAATCAGATCGTTCAAAAGTCCAGTGAAATTTCCGGTGACCATTCAGGTCCTGAGTTTGTTCAGGAATCCACTAAAATTTATTTTGATCCGCAACAGGCCATTGCCGATTTCGATGCGGAACTGCCGGAAGTCAAAGAAGAAAGAATCACGGACCCTCGTGTTGCCAACTTCATTCGTCACGCTCAAGTATTGATGAAACATCGCGAATACCCTCTGGCGATGAATCTGTTGCGTGAAGCCAGCAACAAAGATTCCAAAAATCCTGCGACCTTGAACATGCTGGCAAACTGCCTGGACAAGATGTCCCGCAATTCCGAAGCTTTGATCGTCAGAAAGACCCTGGCACAAGTGGATTATGGCTTTGAAAGCCTGCATGGCTACGCCACGTCCCTTTATAAATCCGGTCGTGATCAGGAAGCTTTGGACAAATACTTTGAAGCTTTGGCGGTTCTGACTGATGAAACTGACACGCTTTTTGAGACCTATAAAAACATGGGCAATATTTTCGTGCGTCAGGGCGACTTTGACGGTGCGGAAGAATACTATAATAAAGCCTACACAATGAACCCGCAGTCCGATGTGCTGCTGGTGAATTTCGGCACTTTGGAAGTTCAGCGTGGCGACTATGACAAGTCCCTGTACTGCTTCCGTAAAGCCGTTGAAATCAATCCGGAAAATGACAAAGCCTGGGTTGGCCTTGCCATGGTACACAGCCAATTCGGTGATATGGAACTGGCTTGGGCCAATATTGAAACGGCCATTGATATCAATCCACAAAACCGTACAGCCGTTCATCTGGCTGCGAACTGGGGCCTTCGTGATGGTAAGTTACAAAAAGCCATCGAAGCTCTTCAGGGTTATCTTGCAAGTGTGGAAGAAGATGAAGACATGTCTCTGGTTCTGATCAATCTGCTGTGCAGCGCGGGTCAAGTGGACCAGGCGATGCTCGAGATCGAGCGTGTCCTTCTTTGGAATCCAGATCACAAAGAAGTCAGAAATCTGAAAAAGAAAATCATCGCATCACAGAAGGTTACTTAA
- a CDS encoding polyamine aminopropyltransferase — MPMITFSENHESSLVAFEEGQALASLRDPRGEGLKWAYSLGVLPAEHVVVVGLGAGFHVAALADVDPDVRITVIESRESLIPVFRSQFPDLEDRVEIRVVQTAQDLFKSELFQEVLNHRSFVLSFQECWGAQAQFFTECFAHLTGRSVESVRYHFEEFGINMKALYLQPNQLLSINDVIPVIEASAMPETNKQIFRVLGELVK, encoded by the coding sequence ATGCCTATGATCACATTCTCTGAAAATCACGAATCATCCTTGGTTGCTTTTGAAGAGGGTCAAGCCCTGGCTTCCCTGCGCGATCCGCGCGGTGAAGGTTTGAAGTGGGCTTATTCTTTGGGGGTTTTACCGGCAGAACATGTTGTGGTTGTGGGCCTTGGTGCCGGCTTCCATGTGGCGGCTTTGGCGGACGTGGATCCAGATGTGCGTATCACGGTGATTGAATCCCGCGAATCCCTGATTCCGGTGTTCCGTTCCCAGTTCCCGGATCTTGAAGACCGTGTAGAAATTCGTGTGGTGCAAACCGCTCAGGATCTTTTCAAGTCTGAACTTTTCCAGGAAGTGCTGAATCACCGCTCTTTTGTTCTTTCCTTCCAGGAATGTTGGGGGGCGCAGGCTCAGTTCTTTACTGAGTGTTTTGCGCACCTGACCGGTCGTTCAGTGGAATCCGTTCGCTACCATTTCGAAGAATTCGGTATCAATATGAAGGCCCTTTACCTGCAGCCAAATCAGTTGTTGTCCATCAACGATGTGATTCCGGTGATAGAGGCTTCTGCGATGCCTGAAACTAATAAACAGATTTTCCGCGTGCTCGGTGAATTGGTGAAATAA
- a CDS encoding glycosyltransferase family 9 protein: MKILVVSLLRLGDIIQQEPLLRGLREKHPTAEIHLLMNRQFANVERILHGVVDKYIHFDRETLQRGLGESGFNILYSYSVLEELVQSLNGEKYDLAYNFTHNRLSAYLLGALEIPEKRGLHQEDGRFRGMDNRWLKYFNDRFSGSQKSLFHYVELLGNSFNLPVRPQAAGVRKKSKSILFQCLTSQTAKNWGLDNFVQLKRTIEMALVDYKVQILGAPFERETLLTAFSEKDLLICDLSEARKHLQDCALLVTGDTSIKHLAAQMGVPLVELVLGTSDAVKTGAFSENARILTEDITVERVFGEVWDELSGESKNIENTAGSLERVTWKLYLDKGSRDAEPAYVAALQQLLDSHPEKNLLQALSGYQEKTQVYLSWQKRIIAALPSREVLASRKAVSANDVAELILVAQDIIKSKKDDAGYFQGFVESLLARYSQATQILDRVQADLEDQAELLAIRETLTRHLQSLSMEGAYYAKGIGQLSISGFEETGKSLQRDLEDAKL, encoded by the coding sequence ATGAAGATTCTGGTTGTCTCTCTTCTGAGGCTTGGTGACATCATCCAGCAGGAACCTCTGCTGCGCGGACTGCGGGAAAAACATCCCACTGCCGAGATTCATCTGCTGATGAACCGTCAATTTGCAAATGTCGAACGCATCCTTCACGGCGTGGTGGATAAGTACATCCATTTTGACCGGGAAACTTTGCAACGGGGCTTGGGCGAGAGCGGCTTTAATATTCTGTATTCCTATTCTGTGCTGGAAGAACTTGTGCAATCGTTGAATGGCGAGAAGTACGATCTGGCTTATAATTTTACGCACAATAGGCTGAGTGCCTATTTGCTGGGGGCTTTGGAAATCCCGGAAAAGCGCGGTCTTCATCAAGAAGACGGCCGCTTCCGTGGTATGGACAACCGCTGGCTTAAGTACTTTAACGACCGTTTTTCAGGAAGCCAAAAGTCTCTGTTCCATTATGTGGAGCTTTTGGGCAATTCCTTCAACCTTCCGGTTCGCCCTCAGGCGGCCGGGGTTCGCAAGAAAAGCAAATCCATTTTGTTCCAGTGTCTGACCAGTCAGACTGCGAAAAACTGGGGCCTGGATAATTTCGTTCAGCTGAAAAGAACCATTGAAATGGCCCTCGTGGATTACAAGGTTCAGATTCTTGGGGCACCGTTTGAACGGGAGACTTTGTTAACTGCATTTTCTGAAAAAGATCTTTTGATCTGCGATCTATCTGAAGCCCGCAAACATCTGCAAGACTGTGCTTTGCTGGTCACCGGCGACACCAGTATCAAACATCTGGCGGCGCAAATGGGCGTTCCTTTGGTGGAACTGGTTCTGGGCACCAGCGATGCCGTGAAGACCGGTGCATTTTCTGAAAACGCAAGAATCCTGACTGAAGACATCACCGTCGAGCGCGTGTTTGGTGAAGTCTGGGATGAACTCAGTGGTGAATCCAAAAACATTGAAAACACCGCAGGCTCTTTGGAGCGAGTGACTTGGAAGCTCTATTTGGATAAAGGCTCCCGAGATGCAGAGCCGGCGTATGTCGCGGCTTTGCAACAGCTCTTGGATTCTCATCCGGAAAAGAACCTGTTGCAGGCTTTGTCCGGCTATCAGGAAAAGACGCAAGTTTATCTTTCCTGGCAAAAACGCATCATCGCGGCGCTACCGTCGCGGGAAGTGCTGGCCAGCCGCAAGGCGGTTTCGGCAAACGATGTGGCTGAACTGATTTTGGTGGCTCAGGATATAATTAAAAGTAAAAAAGATGACGCGGGTTATTTCCAGGGGTTCGTAGAGTCCCTGTTGGCCCGGTATTCACAGGCGACCCAGATTCTGGATCGCGTGCAGGCGGACCTGGAAGATCAAGCCGAGCTTCTGGCAATTCGTGAAACATTGACTCGTCATTTGCAATCTCTCTCCATGGAAGGAGCGTACTATGCAAAAGGAATTGGACAACTATCTATCAGTGGCTTTGAAGAGACTGGAAAAAGCCTACAGCGAGATCTTGAAGACGCAAAGTTATAG